A single Muntiacus reevesi chromosome 9, mMunRee1.1, whole genome shotgun sequence DNA region contains:
- the FSHB gene encoding follitropin subunit beta, with translation MKSVQFCFLFCCWRAICCRSCELTNITITVEKEECSFCISINTTWCAGYCYTRDLVYKDPARPNIQKTCTFKELVYETVRVPGCAHRADALHTYPVATACHCGKCDSGSTDCTVRGLGPSYCSFGDVRE, from the exons ATGAAGTCCGTCCAGTTCTGCTTCCTTTTCTGTTGCTGGAGAGCAATCTGCTGCAGAAGCTGCGAGCTGACCAACATCACCATCACGGTGGAGAAAGAGGAATGCAGCTTCTGCATAAGCATCAACACCACGTGGTGTGCGGGCTACTGCTACACCCGG GACTTGGTGTACAAGGACCCAGCGAGGCCCAACATCCAGAAAACATGCACCTTCAAGGAGCTGGTCTACGAGACGGTGCGAGTGCCCGGCTGTGCTCACCGCGCAGACGCCCTGCACACGTACCCGGTGGCCACCGCGTGTCACTGCGGCAAGTGTGACAGCGGCAGCACCGACTGCACCGTGCGGGGCCTGGGGCCCAGCTACTGCTCCTTCGGCGACGTCAGAGAGTGA